The Mycolicibacterium smegmatis genome has a window encoding:
- a CDS encoding FadR/GntR family transcriptional regulator — MSTSLAQRVVAGLKDKIFAGDLPPGHKLPSEAELIDEFGVSRTVVREAVTRLRAEGLIETFQGRGSFVLAVPEPTAFTIESAAIRTQRDVLDMVDFRLGVECEAAALAAARIDARGRDAVRTALDEFVGAAPEDAVEADFRFHRTIAEVSGNRFYLDLLNSLGPMMIMLPRTRLGDAHSITDAAHAERVRREHDQVAAAVAAGDPDLARAAMRLHLGNTRRRLAGDR, encoded by the coding sequence GTGAGCACATCGCTGGCGCAGCGGGTGGTCGCCGGGCTGAAGGACAAGATCTTCGCCGGCGACCTGCCGCCCGGCCACAAACTGCCGTCCGAGGCCGAGCTCATCGACGAGTTCGGGGTGTCGCGCACCGTGGTGCGTGAGGCCGTCACACGCCTGCGTGCCGAGGGTCTCATCGAAACCTTCCAGGGCCGAGGGTCTTTCGTACTCGCGGTGCCCGAACCCACCGCGTTCACCATCGAGTCCGCGGCCATCCGGACCCAACGCGACGTGCTCGACATGGTGGACTTCCGCCTCGGTGTGGAATGCGAGGCGGCCGCACTGGCCGCCGCGCGCATCGATGCCCGCGGCCGCGACGCGGTCCGTACCGCGCTCGACGAATTCGTCGGCGCCGCACCGGAGGACGCCGTCGAGGCCGACTTCCGATTCCACCGCACGATTGCCGAGGTCAGCGGGAACCGGTTCTACCTCGACCTGTTGAACTCGCTGGGTCCCATGATGATCATGCTGCCGCGCACGCGCCTGGGCGACGCGCATTCGATCACCGACGCCGCGCACGCCGAGCGGGTCCGCCGTGAGCACGATCAGGTGGCGGCCGCGGTGGCCGCAGGGGACCCGGATCTGGCGCGGGCCGCCATGCGCCTACACCTTGGTAACACTCGACGGCGTCTCGCCGGTGACAGGTGA